A single genomic interval of Synechococcus sp. UW179A harbors:
- a CDS encoding LL-diaminopimelate aminotransferase: protein MVQVNGNYLKLKAGYLFPEIGRRVKAFATANPDAALIRLGIGDVTEPLPKACREAMKTAIDEMGTAEGFHGYGPEQGYGWLREAIAKHDFQARGCDISAEEIFVSDGSKCDSSNILDILGAGNKIAVTDPVYPVYVDSNVMAGRTGDAGDEGRYAGLTYLPISADNSFTAEIPSEPVDLVYLCFPNNPTGAVATKEQLKAWVDYARANGSLILFDAAYEAFIQDPSLPHSIFEIEGARDCAIEFRSFSKNAGFTGTRCALTVVPKGLKGKTSDGEAVELWGLWNRRQSTKFNGVSYIIQRGAEAVYSDAGQQEVKNLVAFYMENAAIIRRELSSAGLTVYGGEHAPYVWIKTPDGMDSWGFFDHLLHQGHVVGTPGSGFGAAGEGYFRLSAFNSRDNVDSAMARIKVL from the coding sequence GTGGTTCAGGTCAACGGCAATTACCTCAAACTCAAGGCGGGCTATCTGTTCCCTGAAATCGGACGTCGGGTGAAGGCCTTTGCCACTGCGAACCCTGATGCAGCTCTGATTCGCCTAGGCATTGGCGACGTGACAGAACCACTCCCCAAGGCCTGTCGCGAGGCGATGAAAACAGCCATTGATGAGATGGGTACCGCCGAAGGTTTTCACGGCTACGGCCCTGAACAGGGGTACGGCTGGCTGCGGGAAGCCATCGCCAAGCACGACTTTCAGGCACGCGGATGTGACATCAGCGCCGAGGAGATCTTCGTTTCCGACGGCTCCAAATGCGACAGCAGCAACATCCTTGACATCCTCGGGGCAGGGAACAAGATCGCCGTCACAGATCCGGTCTACCCCGTGTATGTGGACAGCAATGTGATGGCTGGTCGCACCGGCGATGCCGGCGACGAAGGGCGCTATGCCGGTCTCACCTATCTACCCATCAGTGCCGACAACAGCTTCACTGCCGAGATCCCCAGCGAACCGGTGGATCTGGTCTACCTGTGCTTTCCCAACAACCCCACAGGTGCCGTAGCAACGAAGGAACAGCTGAAAGCCTGGGTGGACTACGCCCGCGCCAACGGCTCTCTGATCCTGTTCGACGCCGCCTACGAGGCCTTTATTCAGGACCCGAGCCTTCCCCACTCAATCTTCGAGATCGAAGGAGCCCGTGACTGCGCCATTGAATTCCGCTCGTTCTCTAAGAATGCCGGCTTCACCGGCACCCGCTGCGCGCTCACCGTTGTTCCCAAAGGACTCAAGGGCAAAACTTCTGATGGTGAGGCTGTTGAACTCTGGGGCCTTTGGAACCGAAGACAGAGCACCAAGTTCAACGGTGTGAGCTACATCATTCAGCGTGGCGCCGAAGCCGTTTACTCCGATGCCGGCCAGCAAGAAGTGAAGAACCTGGTGGCCTTTTATATGGAGAATGCCGCAATTATCCGTCGCGAACTCAGCTCAGCTGGCCTCACCGTGTATGGCGGGGAGCACGCTCCTTACGTGTGGATCAAGACTCCTGACGGCATGGACTCCTGGGGCTTCTTTGACCATCTGCTCCATCAAGGGCATGTAGTGGGGACTCCAGGAAGCGGCTTCGGCGCAGCTGGAGAGGGTTACTTCCGCCTCTCGGCATTCAACAGTCGAGACAATGTCGACAGCGCCATGGCGCGAATCAAGGTCCTCTGA
- the clpS gene encoding ATP-dependent Clp protease adapter ClpS, which yields MVMAVDTPSRSPGGAAVLDKAPEQVRKRSPRYKVLLHNDPVNSMEYVVTTLRQVVPQLSEQDCMAVMLEAHNTGVGLVIVCDLEPAEFYCETLKGKGLTSTIEPEE from the coding sequence ATGGTCATGGCGGTGGACACCCCCAGCCGTAGCCCAGGTGGAGCGGCCGTTCTGGACAAGGCACCGGAACAGGTCCGCAAGCGCTCTCCCCGGTACAAAGTGCTGCTTCACAACGACCCGGTCAACTCCATGGAGTATGTGGTCACCACCTTGCGTCAGGTGGTTCCCCAACTCAGCGAGCAGGACTGCATGGCTGTGATGCTGGAAGCTCACAACACAGGCGTTGGGCTTGTGATCGTTTGCGACTTAGAGCCGGCCGAGTTCTATTGCGAAACGCTCAAAGGCAAAGGGCTCACCAGCACAATCGAACCGGAGGAGTAA
- a CDS encoding lysostaphin resistance A-like protein, producing the protein MALIPALYGLGWLMAQPIGLLSPGTSASKLSLIGTVITFVLFILVLPSWVRQRWNSRQPWLTLGIRSRRGEASPGSCLVQGLLRSAGLLALICLPLLLGSWGRWLGELTTADVVNALLLCFGLGLAEELLFRGWLWGELNELTGPRTAVISQALIFSLAHTRFDQGFLPMLGLLTGLLLLGLILALQRRLDGGSLWGCVGLHGGLVGGWFALRAGLLQVSPNAPEWLIGPGGAHANPLGGLVGIIALGVLLWRQLTALAKAARP; encoded by the coding sequence ATCGCCTTAATTCCCGCGCTATATGGACTGGGGTGGTTGATGGCACAACCCATCGGTTTGCTGAGTCCTGGCACCTCAGCTTCCAAGCTGTCGCTGATCGGCACGGTTATCACATTCGTGCTGTTCATCCTGGTGCTACCCAGCTGGGTGCGCCAACGCTGGAACAGCCGTCAGCCCTGGCTGACCCTTGGCATTCGCAGCCGCCGCGGCGAGGCATCACCAGGCTCATGCTTGGTTCAGGGCCTGCTGCGTTCGGCAGGCCTACTGGCCTTGATCTGCCTGCCCTTGCTGCTGGGATCCTGGGGGCGCTGGCTCGGGGAACTCACCACAGCGGATGTTGTCAACGCTTTATTGCTGTGCTTCGGACTGGGCTTGGCGGAGGAACTGCTCTTCCGAGGCTGGCTCTGGGGAGAGCTCAACGAACTCACTGGCCCTCGCACAGCAGTCATCAGTCAGGCCCTGATTTTCAGCCTTGCGCACACCCGATTTGATCAGGGTTTTCTGCCGATGCTCGGACTGCTAACAGGCTTGTTGCTGCTTGGTCTGATCCTTGCCCTGCAGAGGCGCCTAGACGGTGGTTCCCTATGGGGCTGCGTCGGATTGCACGGCGGGCTGGTCGGCGGCTGGTTCGCACTACGAGCCGGGTTGCTGCAGGTCTCCCCTAATGCTCCCGAATGGCTGATCGGCCCCGGCGGAGCCCATGCCAACCCCCTGGGCGGGCTGGTTGGAATTATCGCTTTGGGCGTTCTGCTCTGGCGTCAGCTCACGGCCTTGGCTAAAGCGGCCCGGCCCTGA
- a CDS encoding photosystem II high light acclimation radical SAM protein, producing MQALLQPPELLPQPKHSGERVLLVRLPCNPIFPIGPIYLADHLHKCFPGIPQRILDLAALPVLDVHRVLRITIDQFRPTLLVFSWRDIQIYAPVDGRGGNPLQNSFEVFYARNPLKRLHGALGGLRLMTSHYGELSRNQALVRRGLRQARRHRPEARAVLGGGAVSVFYEQLGRSLPKGTIVSVGEGEPLLEKLLLGQSLDGERCFVVGEPPRPGLIHEQPESRPKTACDYDYIASIWPQLDWYLEGGDFYVGVQTKRGCPHNCCYCVYTAVEGKQVRLNPVQSVVSEMRQLYDRGVRGFWFTDAQFIPAKRYIEDAKELLRAIKAEGLTDIRWAAYIRADNLDPELAQLMVETGMSYFEIGITSGSQELVRKMRMGYNLRTVLESCRMLADAGFRDHVSVNYSFNVIDERPETIRQTVAYHRELERIFGADLVEPAIFFIGLQPHTHLEQYGFDQGLIKPGYNPMSMMPWTARKLLWNPEPMGSTFGRICLEAFDLDPSDFGRTVMSLLERDYGVAPLQEALRAPLQGRAALAKAVS from the coding sequence TATCTCGCTGATCACCTCCACAAGTGTTTTCCAGGAATCCCGCAGCGGATTCTTGATCTGGCTGCCTTACCGGTTCTTGATGTGCACCGGGTTCTGCGCATCACGATCGACCAATTCCGCCCCACCCTTCTGGTGTTCTCCTGGAGGGACATTCAGATCTATGCCCCCGTCGACGGTCGGGGCGGTAACCCTCTGCAGAATTCCTTTGAGGTCTTCTATGCCCGTAATCCCTTAAAGCGGTTGCACGGTGCCCTCGGTGGACTCCGGCTGATGACCAGCCACTACGGAGAGCTCTCACGCAACCAAGCTCTGGTGCGTAGGGGGCTTCGTCAAGCAAGGCGTCATCGTCCTGAAGCCAGGGCCGTGCTTGGAGGAGGCGCTGTCAGCGTTTTCTACGAACAGCTTGGTCGCTCTTTGCCCAAAGGAACGATTGTGTCCGTCGGTGAAGGTGAGCCTCTGTTGGAGAAACTGCTTCTCGGTCAATCACTCGATGGCGAGCGCTGCTTTGTGGTCGGTGAGCCCCCTCGGCCCGGGTTGATCCACGAGCAACCGGAAAGCCGACCGAAAACGGCATGTGACTACGACTACATCGCTTCGATTTGGCCCCAGCTCGACTGGTATCTCGAGGGGGGTGATTTCTACGTCGGAGTGCAGACCAAACGTGGCTGTCCTCATAACTGCTGTTATTGCGTCTACACGGCTGTAGAGGGCAAGCAGGTGCGCCTGAATCCTGTTCAGTCGGTGGTTTCGGAGATGCGTCAGCTCTACGACAGAGGTGTTCGAGGTTTCTGGTTCACCGATGCCCAGTTCATTCCCGCCAAGCGTTACATCGAGGATGCCAAGGAGCTTTTGCGAGCCATTAAGGCGGAGGGCCTCACCGATATTCGCTGGGCTGCCTACATCCGGGCCGACAATTTGGATCCAGAACTGGCTCAGCTGATGGTCGAGACCGGGATGAGTTACTTCGAAATCGGCATTACCTCAGGCTCCCAGGAGCTCGTGCGCAAAATGCGCATGGGCTACAACCTGCGCACTGTGCTGGAAAGCTGCAGGATGCTGGCGGATGCAGGCTTCCGTGACCATGTCTCGGTGAACTACTCCTTCAATGTGATCGACGAGCGTCCGGAGACGATTCGTCAGACCGTTGCCTATCACCGTGAGCTGGAGCGCATCTTTGGCGCAGATCTTGTTGAGCCAGCGATTTTCTTTATCGGGCTGCAGCCTCACACACACCTGGAGCAGTACGGCTTCGACCAGGGACTGATCAAACCCGGTTACAACCCGATGAGCATGATGCCCTGGACTGCGCGCAAGCTGCTCTGGAACCCTGAGCCCATGGGCAGCACTTTCGGCAGGATCTGCTTGGAAGCCTTTGATCTTGATCCATCCGATTTCGGCCGAACCGTGATGTCACTGCTTGAGAGGGATTACGGCGTGGCCCCTCTGCAGGAAGCACTTCGAGCACCGCTTCAGGGCCGGGCCGCTTTAGCCAAGGCCGTGAGCTGA